Within the Medicago truncatula cultivar Jemalong A17 chromosome 4, MtrunA17r5.0-ANR, whole genome shotgun sequence genome, the region CGTGGGATTTTCCTCAAAgacaaataaagataaaaatgagCTAAAGAAGGTATGTCCAACCCGTGAAATTAGATGTCGAATAAGTATGATTCCGAGCataaagagagaataaaaaggaACTACAAGAATTTAGGTTTAGCAAGATAGCTGCCATAAAGACTTTAAAGGTTTCAAGTTGGTCCAAAATATTACCCACATTGAAATAAGTTAATCCCTTATGCGACATGATATTaagtataataaaataaaaaatttaaataagttGAATTTCATCATCCATATTGTCAACCCGAATCTCTAAACGGTTAAGTGACGGAAGAGACTGACTTATTCTAATGTGAGTAACATTTTGAATCAACTTAAAACTGttaaaacataagggaccaacttaaaacttttaaaacagaaGGGAACCAacttaaaacctaaaataatcataaggaaccaaaattacaattaaGCAAAAAATCTagaacaaattatatttttcttctaaacGAATACTCCATCATCATGTCATGGCTTGTTTCTCAATGGAAGCTCGTAGTACATGAATATGACTTGTTCTTCATTAATGTCAGCTAAGCTAACactacctattttttttttacagcaaTGATAAATGGACACAAAAATACATACACAAATATGACACTAGGGACAATTGTGTAATTTCCATTAAAGTCCAATGGCACAATTGATATTTCAATGAAAAATGAGGggagtttgttaaaaaaaatcctatctTCTTTCTCTCTATCTGGAACATCCCCATCCACCGCCATTCTCCATCCTCCTGCCACCCAGGTTCCCACCGTCCCCTACCATCACTAAATAACAACCTTCGTACTTCTTCATCCTCGGCGCCGTGGTCCTTTTCCTCGTCGCTCACCGTGTTCGTCATCTCCATCATCATCTTCGTCCTCGCCACCATCCACAGATCTACAAACAGTTTAGATCCGTCTTTTCTGCCGCCTACTGTCTTCTACGACTACCAACGCCTACGGAACTAACAAACAGATCCTCCGTTATTATCCCTTTCTCACCTACTGTCATCTCTCTGTCGCCGACCGCTGCATTTTTTTGGGTTCAAGATCCGTGCTTCTTTCTTTGGCCGTTGtcttttttgagagaataatgACCGGAGAGGAAAACGATGGTGATTGCCGTTGCCGGAAAGTAATACGGCGGTGGTGtgagagagaaacaaaaatggagggagagagagaagagagagtaagaagaagatgaaaataaaataaaataaaaaataaaaaaataccgtATATTGATACAGTGGTGTCGTATTTGTGTTAGTTattgtgtgtttgtttatcatttctgttttttttatgcCTAAAAtaacctaattttttaaaaatattttataattcagattattcagtttttaaaattgccatatttttttcttagaaaTCTTTTGTTAAAAGTGTGAACACAAAATTGAGATTTATGAAAAAAGTGGGGTATATGGACTAGGTGAGGGGTTTATTATATGGGCTTAATATATAACGTGTTCAAAAAGTTCAGCCCATATAGCCATTATCATCAACTACAataagaattctgctcttcaccctgcacattttgctcgcgccctgcacttttttcaaatataaccctgcgtgagttaagtaaCGCAGCGAGACTTAACATACGCACCTCACAAgctctgcgtgacttaagtcgcGCACCACTGGGCCTATGTGCGAGTTAACTTGCGCAAGTTGGTCGGTGGTAAAAACTGAAGAACAAACGTTTCTTGGACGGTAGTTAATGGTTTTGATTGGATTTTacacatttttcttaaattttcacACGTTTTTGGACCTCATTAAGTGTCATATACCTTATACCACCTATAAAAACCCTCACATATTTCCTCTTTTCCTCACATTCTCTCCTCCCACTCTCtccccctctttctcttcttcctcttcttctttgtttATATAGTCTCTAGGGTCTTTATACCCCTTTAGGTAAATACCGGTTGCTTTTGGGGGAAAATAGTGGTCCATTAAGTTGGGGAAAAAGACATCATCCCTTGAGATAAAATTAGGTTTGTTTCCTTTTACTCCCAAAATctttttaccgtgggtaaaaGAATCAATATGGGGGCATAAAAGgaactaaatttaaatttaactcaatGGGTCTTGATGTTGTTTTCCCAACAGGACGGATCACTATTTTTCCCAAGAGCTATTGACATATACGGAAGagggtaaaatatatgtattatataatgtaatgtttgaatcatattaataaaatgagagttatctttattaattttgttttttatttgtatttattttcgcatttattttatgtttatgcttatgtattgaataaataaaatcgattttattttctaattttgtatttaatgaataaataaattagaatgaaaattgaattagtataaaatcgaatttattttaagtgcataaataaattagaataaagtgaccaaataatttaaaataaaataaaataaaatagaatttatgTTTAGACTCTGCGCCATattgactaaataaaataatttattgaattatattgaataaataaaatattttagactttGCGCCATattgaataaagtaaataaaataatttattgaattatattgaatgaataaaaaaaaagtaggcaCTTTGCGCCACTTAACGATCGTACTAGTTTACATTTGTGCCACTTAACATGCGCAACGCTACTTAATTTGCGCACAAGTTTACACTTGCACTAATTAACTAGCGCATGGGCATTTTAGGTATAGGTGCAGGGTGCGAGCGAAATGTGTTGGGTGAAGAGTAAATtccaacaacaaaattgatcCCATATTCTGAGTGCGCATTGCATTTTGCAACAGGAAAGTTTTGAATTTGTGAATTAGGAATGGCGACGGAAGCTTATGCAGCTGAAGGAAACGGTGACAAAATCCAGTCTGATGTCctcatcaaagccagagaatcttgcTACAAGGTTGCTCCCATTCTCTTCTTCTTTGTCCTGTTATATACATAATTTgatattcatgtttttttttttttttttttaacaaggctCGTGATGCTTTCTACTCATGCATCGAAAATAAATGTGACAAGAAGCCAACAGAAATTGCAACAGTGGGTTTGCTTTACCCCAAAGAATGCCAACAATCCAGGAATCAATTCGTCAAACAGTGCCGATCTTCTTGGGTAACAAACATAACCCTTTATATCCCTTTCTCCGTTTTCATCTTGCAATTGTAAAAATTGATAATATATTTGGTTCTGCAGtcagaaaaatttattttgagtaaattgATTTGCCTATGTCTGGTATAACATTATGCTCATGTTTGGTGCTTTAGTATCAGGGTGGATATGTCAGAAACAGACGACAAACGGTGATTTTGACATACCCACCGTGATACCACCAAACATAGGCTATGgttaaaattgagttgaagGTTATGTTTGAATCAAAAGCTACAAACCCTAGCTTCAAGTTAGTATCAATTATTgaggcaaaatcaattatacttgTGAGCAACCAAACATGTCTGAATCAATTATATACCTTCATAGCCAATTTTGGCCCCTCTagaagtggaaccaaacatacacaaaatcaattttggctTCTCTACACTGAATGTTTTCTCAATTTGGTATGTTAATTTATCATGTGGCAGGTGAAACATTTTGATAGACAATATTGTCAGAACAAAAAGGCTCAGCAGAGGCTTTTGGATGATAAAGGCAGCAGGAGAGGTCCGTTGTCACTCCCAAAGCCTTACACTCTCAAACCCACTCCTTGATTTTCATGAACCACTCCTCTGGCAGTAGTAGCAGTAGTATTAGTAGTAGTAAATAATGGGTAATTTGGATTCACAATGCTAACTTATACATGGTTCTTTAGTTTCAGTATGTTAATGTTCTGATAAGGATTTCTATTACAAGTCAGGAAATGGTATATACAGCGAAAAACCACTGCACAAAATGCTCGTGAATTATTATGATTGGCAAGTCAAATACATTTACCAACATGTTTTCCACTCAAACTGGAATTAAAAAGTATTCTCTCTTTATTAAAGCAACATGTCAGCATCGTGAAAATTTTGGGATGGTTTATTCACGTTACATGGCATTGCTCTtacaaatatatgtttagttaGCATTAGTCACTAGTCATTAATGTGTTGATGATGTTGGGTTCACTAGTTTTTTCCTAGTTGCAATGAAAATATCCATTGATAGGAGATTTGAAGTGCCGAATGTTTATGACGGTACAAATAAAGAATACCCTCATTAGGTTCAGTTTATTCATGTTGGCAGGGGTGTAAAATTTAAAGATCAACTTGGCCCCTGACAAAGATGTACTTCACTTCGTCGTCTTTTTATGGGTGGAACTTGGAAGTGGAATACTTATCTGAATCAGTTGCAAATAGAAGCTTTAGAATGGCTTTCATGCTTTGCTTTCAGCGTATTTGAATCTTGAATATTGCTTTAATGTTTCGGTGTTCTTAGCTTTACAATGATTAGTTTGTACCTAATAATAACTGGTATTCATTGCCGCAAGACTTGACTATTCAAAATGTACTGACTTcgataatttatattttcttttgcttcAATTGCTTGCTTTTGTTTTCAAGTATTGAGGCTATTAAACATTAGAGTATCTCTGCATTGGTCACGAAAAATTAATGGAAACAACACGTACtgggtttaattttttatgcaatAATAGCTCAGAGTCACTAAGGGATGTATGACAAAATGATTAAACTTTATTGTTTGAGGAAGGGAAGAAAGATAATCATAAAGAAACTCTGTTATTTTTCCCCTAAAGGATTAGTTCAGTGGTTTGGGTTGGGACACTGAAGGAGTATCATGTAGAATGTTCAGGGTTCGACCCCTGCTAGCTACTAACATTCTCCCCCTCCCCTAACAAACTATCCACTAGCATTTGCCtatagaaaatattatataCAGAGATTACATCTTGGAAAATTCACCAACTTCTTTCACTTCCATcgtctctctgaaatctgaacCTTCTTTATGCCAAGCCTTGTATTTGTCCAATGCTTTCAATGATTGTCTTGTACTTCCTTCCTTAGACATATTATTGATTCTTGTCTCACCTCTAGTGTAGAGACATCGAATCAAAAATAACTCCAATCTTGGTTGAAATTAGAAATTTCATTATTGCTGGAAATCtgattttactttgtttaaagCTGTGCTATTATTTGGATTTAGGTTCAAATTTGTGCATTCACTTGTTACTCATTATTGTTTAGCATGTAGATGTAGAAATGATTagtttgataaatatatattctGTTGAATATTTGTCATCCCTTTCATGGATAGTAAAACATGAAGATTTTGTTAGATTTATGACACCACTTGTCTTGTGAGATAGTTCGTTGTATTCAAAATATGGCATTTTCCATACCTATTTCTTTATTCCAGACCCTCAGTTCACAAATAACATATCCCTgatgaattgtttttttgtctTGCAAACTGTTGGACCAATGACCAGCTGGATACTCTGTAGAAACGTAGccacaattgattttttttttttgaataaacgtAGCCACAATTGATGAAGTGCAAAGTTTGCAACTATCATCAATTCTACTTTCTAGCTaccaatgaataaaaaaatttgggtGCCTCTGTTTTCTGTCACTCATTCCAATTCAAATGAACGACTGATACATCATACATCTCTTGGTCTAAGAGGTGAGATGTTTGGTTTCAAGCCGTGAATGAACACAGTTGGTGTTAAGAGAGCTTTCCCTTAACGAGTCCACTTTGCTCAATAAATGTAACGATAAACTAGACATAAAAAGAAGAGAGGAATGCATTCATGGCTTAGAGATATTAATTGTCTCCTGAACTCGTTCTTCTCTGGGCTGGTGGTAGCATGCGGTGAAAAGGCGTGAGATAATATAGAATAGGTTAGTTAGATTTTAAAAATGGACGTAAATGTAATGTCGTTCCACTTCATTTCACTAAATAGTGATATACCATCGGTCCAAAGTCTTCAGTGGTGTGATGGAGAGAAGGTTTGTATTTATGTATATTCCATATAAttgtgtaaattaattttagcaGTAGTGTTGGACTATCGCACATACCTAATTAGAGTGTGAGAACATAGTGAGCTAGCTTGTGTTCTTGAATGTATAGACTCATAGTTCAAAAGTTCGAACCAGTAGGCTCAAATTCTCCTTCACTTataaacatagttttttttactgctaaaaaaaaataaacatcataggttttttttttttatatttttttttttacctatgtttAACTTCTTGGTTTCCAACAAGTAGCAACAAGTAACTTTGTTTTATGAGTAATTGAAAATTGTAGGAATCCTGATTTATATTCAATGACCATGCATGATCTATGATAAGTAGTGTTCTAAAATGGTAGATATAACTGGAACTAGGATATGGAGGAGGGGAATGAAAATTGGTGGTGGATGCGATCTCCCTTCCCCGGCTCAAGAGGGAAAAAACCATGCTTTATGTTGTGAAAATGTgtgcattcatgcatacaaataaTCACCCATAACCACCTCTGCATAGCATATACCAGCAGCCACAGAAGAATGACACATAGTAAACAAAACAACCTTCTTTTTTGAGGGTTCTAAACTTCTAAACATACAAGATAACTTATGCTTCCAACAACAAATTGTTTGGTTGCAAT harbors:
- the LOC11437300 gene encoding uncharacterized protein isoform X2, with the protein product MATEAYAAEGNGDKIQSDVLIKARESCYKARDAFYSCIENKCDKKPTEIATVGLLYPKECQQSRNQFVKQCRSSWVKHFDRQYCQNKKAQQRLLDDKGSRRGV
- the LOC11437300 gene encoding uncharacterized protein isoform X1, whose translation is MATEAYAAEGNGDKIQSDVLIKARESCYKARDAFYSCIENKCDKKPTEIATVGLLYPKECQQSRNQFVKQCRSSWVKHFDRQYCQNKKAQQRLLDDKGSRRGPLSLPKPYTLKPTP